A genomic window from Pseudogulbenkiania sp. MAI-1 includes:
- a CDS encoding efflux RND transporter permease subunit — MKRLNLSEWALKHQALVLYLMITLMLAGAWAYTQLGQKEDPAFTFKAMMVKAVWPGASASEMEQQVTDKLEQKLQEIGELEYVKSFTKPGEVQLLLNLREGIAPDEVPEQWYRVRKKLGDLRPTLPADLKGPFFNDEFGDTFGNLFAFTGDGFSAEELRRYVDRTRQEVLRLPDVGKVEIVGEQQERIYVDLSISRLATLGLDTRTIWNALAEQNAVTPAGVFETAGERIWVRPSGAYGTLDAVRSTPITVNGQTFRLDDIATVHRAFVTPPSFSMRFNGRPALGLAISMKDGGDVLRLGRDLEQLMARVKSELPLGVEIAPVSDQPKVVKNSISEFMHSLLEAVVIVLAVSFFSLGWRSGVVVALSIPLVLAMTFLAMYFFDIDLQRISLGSLIIALGLLVDDAIIAVEMMALKLEQGWNKFQAATFAYTSTAFPMLTGTLITAATFLPVGLAKSNAGEYVFSLFAVVGLALVLSWVVAVIFTPYLGFKLLPEHKTDGDHADVYHKLFYLRFRSVLEWCLDHRKTVIAGTLVLFLLSLGAFKLFVQQQFFPSSNRVELLVDLWLPQGASYQATEREVKKLEAMFAHNPGISSITSYVGGGSPRFYLPLDQQMQHLNYAQLMIMTKDEKVRETVKRQLEHAFDNDFPLLRGRVIRLENGPPVGYPVQYRVMGERHEEVKRIAARLEALLRAQPGTTQVNNDWGEQVKSLRLVIDQDRARALGASTQSLGRQLQLLISGAALTEFREGDRTIAVEARLNPAEKTDVGGLGNLMVQAANGRFVQVSQLARIEYQPEESIIWRRNRLPTVTVRADTADGVQAAEVVQELAPKLKQLEATLPLGYHIEMGGSVESSVKSQQAIAKVAPLMIVVVLTLLMLQLQSFQRTLMVVLTAPLGMIGVTLTLIAFHAPFGFVAMLGVIALSGMIMRNSVILVDQIEHDIREGVERWEAVVGSTLRRFRPIMLTALAAILAMIPLTRSTFWGPMAVAIMGGLLVATVLTLLFLPALYAQWFRVQRPAPRSSHGVERAPAEHLATPEPAGAEA, encoded by the coding sequence ATGAAACGACTCAACCTGTCCGAATGGGCGCTCAAGCACCAGGCGCTGGTGCTGTACCTGATGATCACGCTGATGCTGGCCGGCGCCTGGGCCTATACCCAGCTGGGCCAGAAGGAAGACCCGGCGTTCACCTTCAAGGCGATGATGGTCAAGGCGGTGTGGCCGGGCGCCAGCGCCAGCGAAATGGAACAGCAGGTCACCGACAAGCTGGAACAGAAGCTGCAGGAGATCGGCGAGCTGGAATACGTCAAGAGCTTCACCAAGCCCGGCGAAGTGCAGTTGCTGCTCAACCTGCGCGAAGGCATCGCCCCCGATGAGGTGCCGGAACAGTGGTACCGGGTGCGCAAGAAGCTCGGCGACCTGCGTCCGACCCTGCCGGCTGATCTGAAGGGTCCGTTCTTCAACGACGAGTTCGGCGACACCTTCGGCAACCTGTTCGCCTTCACCGGCGACGGCTTCAGCGCCGAGGAGCTGCGCCGCTACGTCGACCGCACCCGGCAGGAAGTGCTGCGCCTGCCCGATGTCGGCAAGGTCGAGATCGTCGGCGAACAGCAGGAGCGCATCTACGTCGATCTCTCCATCAGCCGCTTGGCCACGCTGGGCCTTGACACCCGCACCATCTGGAACGCGCTGGCCGAGCAGAACGCCGTCACCCCGGCCGGGGTGTTCGAAACCGCCGGCGAGCGCATCTGGGTGCGCCCGAGCGGCGCTTACGGCACGCTGGACGCGGTGCGCAGCACCCCGATTACGGTCAACGGCCAGACCTTCCGTCTCGACGACATCGCCACCGTGCACCGCGCCTTCGTCACCCCGCCCAGCTTCAGCATGCGCTTCAACGGCCGGCCGGCGCTGGGATTGGCCATCAGCATGAAGGACGGCGGCGACGTGCTGCGCCTGGGACGCGACCTCGAGCAGTTGATGGCGCGGGTCAAATCGGAACTGCCGCTCGGCGTGGAAATCGCGCCGGTCTCGGACCAGCCCAAGGTGGTGAAGAACTCGATCAGCGAGTTCATGCATTCGCTGCTCGAAGCCGTCGTCATCGTGCTGGCGGTGAGCTTCTTCAGCCTGGGCTGGCGCTCCGGCGTGGTGGTGGCGCTGTCGATCCCGCTGGTGCTGGCGATGACCTTCCTCGCCATGTACTTCTTCGACATCGACCTGCAGCGCATCTCGCTGGGCTCGCTGATCATCGCGCTCGGCCTCTTGGTGGACGACGCCATCATCGCGGTGGAAATGATGGCGCTGAAGCTGGAACAGGGCTGGAACAAATTCCAGGCCGCCACCTTCGCCTACACCAGCACCGCCTTCCCGATGCTGACCGGCACGCTGATCACCGCCGCCACCTTCCTGCCGGTGGGGCTCGCCAAGTCCAACGCCGGCGAATACGTGTTCAGCCTGTTCGCCGTGGTCGGGCTGGCGCTGGTGCTGTCGTGGGTCGTGGCGGTGATCTTCACCCCATATCTCGGCTTCAAGCTGCTGCCGGAGCACAAGACCGATGGCGATCATGCCGACGTCTACCACAAGCTGTTCTACCTGCGCTTCCGCAGCGTGCTGGAATGGTGCCTGGATCACCGCAAGACGGTGATCGCCGGCACGCTGGTGCTGTTCCTGCTGTCGCTGGGGGCGTTCAAGCTGTTCGTGCAGCAGCAGTTCTTCCCCTCGTCCAATCGGGTGGAACTGCTGGTCGACCTGTGGCTGCCGCAGGGCGCCAGCTACCAGGCCACCGAACGCGAGGTGAAGAAACTGGAGGCGATGTTCGCCCACAACCCCGGCATCAGCAGCATCACCAGCTACGTCGGTGGCGGCTCGCCGCGCTTCTACCTGCCGCTCGATCAGCAGATGCAGCATCTCAACTATGCCCAGCTGATGATCATGACCAAGGACGAGAAGGTGCGTGAAACGGTCAAGCGCCAATTGGAACACGCCTTCGACAACGACTTCCCGCTGCTGCGCGGACGCGTGATCCGACTGGAAAACGGCCCGCCGGTAGGCTATCCGGTACAGTATCGGGTGATGGGCGAACGTCACGAGGAAGTCAAACGCATCGCCGCGCGGCTGGAAGCGCTGCTGCGTGCCCAGCCCGGCACGACCCAGGTCAACAACGACTGGGGCGAGCAGGTCAAGTCGCTGCGCCTCGTGATCGACCAGGACCGCGCCCGAGCGCTGGGGGCGTCGACCCAGAGTCTCGGCCGTCAGCTGCAGCTCTTGATCTCGGGCGCCGCGCTGACCGAGTTCCGCGAGGGCGACCGTACCATCGCCGTCGAGGCGCGACTCAACCCGGCCGAGAAAACCGACGTCGGGGGTCTCGGCAACCTGATGGTGCAGGCCGCGAACGGGCGCTTCGTCCAGGTCTCGCAGCTCGCCCGCATCGAATACCAGCCGGAGGAGAGCATCATCTGGCGCCGCAACCGTCTGCCGACGGTGACGGTGCGCGCCGACACCGCCGACGGGGTGCAGGCGGCGGAGGTGGTGCAGGAGCTGGCGCCCAAGCTCAAGCAGCTGGAAGCCACACTGCCCCTGGGCTATCACATCGAGATGGGAGGATCGGTCGAATCCAGCGTCAAGTCGCAACAGGCCATCGCCAAGGTGGCGCCGCTGATGATCGTGGTGGTGCTGACGCTGCTGATGCTGCAGCTGCAGAGCTTCCAGCGCACGCTGATGGTGGTGCTCACCGCGCCGCTCGGCATGATCGGCGTGACGCTGACGCTGATCGCCTTCCACGCGCCGTTCGGCTTCGTGGCGATGCTGGGGGTGATCGCGCTGTCGGGCATGATCATGCGCAACTCGGTCATCCTGGTCGACCAGATCGAGCATGACATCCGCGAGGGCGTCGAGCGCTGGGAGGCCGTGGTCGGTTCCACGCTGCGCCGCTTCCGTCCTATCATGCTGACGGCACTGGCCGCGATCCTGGCGATGATTCCGCTGACCCGCAGCACCTTCTGGGGGCCGATGGCGGTGGCGATCATGGGCGGGCTGCTGGTGGCGACGGTGCTGACCCTGCTGTTCCTGCCCGCGCTGTACGCGCAGTGGTTCAGGGTGCAACGCCCCGCCCCCCGCTCCAGCCATGGCGTCGAGCGAGCCCCTGCGGAACACCTCGCGACACCGGAGCCGGCAGGCGCCGAAGCATGA